The Deltaproteobacteria bacterium genome window below encodes:
- a CDS encoding polyhydroxyalkanoate synthesis regulator DNA-binding domain-containing protein: MSLNKSNSKVKIIKRYQNRKLYDTQQSCYVTLDDIAKMIRTNEEVMVIDNKSKNDITAATLTQIIFEAEKKAAQYAPLFTLRDIIQNGNGSISSYLAKLGAFPLDYMTKQQQNQQLVEKLAAEEQKQNLENRIVNAATRYNPDNTAKMAAEKATVLPGASQEDETPNLPTHNPSLNLPQAGS, encoded by the coding sequence ATGTCTTTAAATAAATCTAATTCCAAAGTAAAAATCATTAAAAGATATCAAAATAGAAAACTTTATGACACCCAACAAAGCTGTTATGTCACTCTTGATGATATTGCCAAAATGATCAGGACTAATGAAGAGGTCATGGTTATAGATAATAAATCTAAAAACGATATTACAGCAGCTACACTGACTCAAATTATATTTGAAGCAGAAAAAAAAGCTGCCCAATACGCTCCACTTTTCACATTAAGAGACATCATTCAAAACGGAAATGGAAGTATTTCTAGCTACTTAGCAAAACTTGGAGCTTTCCCTTTAGATTACATGACAAAACAACAACAGAATCAACAGCTTGTTGAAAAATTAGCTGCTGAAGAGCAAAAACAAAATCTTGAAAACAGAATTGTTAATGCAGCAACAAGATACAATCCAGACAACACGGCTAAAATGGCAGCTGAGAAAGCAACAGTTCTTCCTGGTGCCTCTCAAGAAGATGAAACTCCGAACTTACCTACCCACAATCCTAGTTTAAATCTTCCTCAGGCTGGTTCTTAA